The stretch of DNA GAGCATATCCCTCAGGGGAAAGGAAGGAGCGACTATGAGAATCGGAATACAGATGGTGCTGCAAAACCATAAGGCCCACGACGACCGGGAAATGTACAAGAACGAAACCCGCCTGGCCATCGAGTCGGAAGACATGGGCTTCGATGTCATCTGGCCGGTCGAGCACCATTTCTTTGATTACTCGATCTGCCCCGACAACATGCAGTATCTGAGCTATATCGCCGCCCGGACCGAGCGCCTCCAGCTGGCCACCGGCGCGATCATTCTGCCCTGGAACAATCCGATGCGTGTCGTCGAGAAGATGGTCCTCCTCGATCACCTGTCCGACGGACGGGCGGTGCTCGGTCTTGGCCGGGGGCTGTCGCGGCGCGAGTATCGCGGCTTTGGCGTAGACATGTCCGAAGCCCGGGACCGCTTCAACGAATCGGCCGAGATTATCGTCAAGGGCCTGGAAGACGGCTTTGTGGAAGCCGACACCCAGTACTACAAACAGGCGCGGATCGAGGTCCGGCCACGGCCGATCAAGACCTTCAAGGGCCGCCGCTACATGGTGTGCATGTCGCCCGAGTCGTTTGATGTGGCCGCCCGCCTGGGCCTGGGAGCCATGATGTTCTCCCAGATGGGCTGGGAAAAGGTTGCCGACAACATCCACCAGTACCGCGAGAACTTCCGCAAGCACAACAACGGGGAAGAAGCGCCGCCGATCAATTGCGCCGACTTTGTGGCCTGCACCGAGGACGCCAAGCGCGCCGAAGAGATCGCCCGGGTCAATATCGTCGGCTACTACTGGAGCGTGATGGAGCACTACGAGATGACCGGCGACCACTTTGCCGAAACCGGCAAGTCGTATGCCCACTACGCCAACGCGGCCCAGCAGATGAAGGCTGCCGGCATGGACGCCGTTGTCGAAGACTTCCTGAGCGCCAACCTGTGGGGCACGCCCGACATGCTGGTTGAGAAGGTCCGCAAACGCCGCGAGGTCATCGGCGACTTTGAGGTCAACGGCTGCTTCAGCTATCAGAGCCTGCCCTACGACGAGGTTGAGCAGTGCATGCGCCTGTTCGCCAGAACCGTCGGACAAGAGATTCACAGCTGGACGCCCAAGACCAGCCAGGCTCCGGTTGATGTGACCGCAGGTTCGACCCTGCAAGCCAAGTAAGCCGGACGGGGCGTTTCATTACGCGCCCCGATCCAAAATTCTCCCAGCCCCGCCACGTGCGGGGCTTTTTTATGGCCCGGGCTCTTCTGGATCGACAACCAGAGTCAGCCCCCGAAAGGCGCGCACAGTCACCCGGCTGCCGGTCGGCAGGGAGAGGCCGGCCTCTTCCGCCTGGAACCGCGCAGGCTGCCCCGCCTCTTGATCGACGGGTTTAATTTCAGCCCGCCACAGCTCGCCGTTGATCTGCACATAGCCCTGGGGATTCAGCGCCTGGTAGACCTGCCCGCGCGCTCCGAGCAGGCGGGCGGCCCCGGTTTTGACGTTGGACTCGTAGGCCGAGCGCACATACGGATACAGGGCAAAGTCTTTGCCGACGGCCAGGCCCAGCAGGACGAGACCGCTCCACAGCGGCAGGTTGAGCCACGAGTGAGCCCCGACCAGAATCAGTCCCCACACGATCCAACCCGGGATCTGGAGCAACAGGTACTTGCGAAACGTGCTCATGTCCGGTCTTCCGTCCCCGCCGGCTGGGAGCCCTCTTCGACCACCCGGCAGAAGACATTCACCGCCGCCATATGGTCCAGCGTGGTGCAGCGCGTGCGGGCCAAGCCGGGGTGGGCCACCACAATGGCCAGGCTGCGCGCCCGGGACAGAGCGACATTCAAACGGTTGCGGTTGAACAGAAAGTCGATGCCGCGTGGCGACGCCTCGCCGAGGCTGGCACACATCGA from Desulfurellaceae bacterium encodes:
- a CDS encoding NfeD family protein; its protein translation is MSTFRKYLLLQIPGWIVWGLILVGAHSWLNLPLWSGLVLLGLAVGKDFALYPYVRSAYESNVKTGAARLLGARGQVYQALNPQGYVQINGELWRAEIKPVDQEAGQPARFQAEEAGLSLPTGSRVTVRAFRGLTLVVDPEEPGP
- a CDS encoding LLM class flavin-dependent oxidoreductase, with the protein product MRIGIQMVLQNHKAHDDREMYKNETRLAIESEDMGFDVIWPVEHHFFDYSICPDNMQYLSYIAARTERLQLATGAIILPWNNPMRVVEKMVLLDHLSDGRAVLGLGRGLSRREYRGFGVDMSEARDRFNESAEIIVKGLEDGFVEADTQYYKQARIEVRPRPIKTFKGRRYMVCMSPESFDVAARLGLGAMMFSQMGWEKVADNIHQYRENFRKHNNGEEAPPINCADFVACTEDAKRAEEIARVNIVGYYWSVMEHYEMTGDHFAETGKSYAHYANAAQQMKAAGMDAVVEDFLSANLWGTPDMLVEKVRKRREVIGDFEVNGCFSYQSLPYDEVEQCMRLFARTVGQEIHSWTPKTSQAPVDVTAGSTLQAK